One genomic window of Hymenobacter sp. J193 includes the following:
- a CDS encoding serine hydrolase: MSRLPLLGRLLSLLLLAQTAAAQTAPPVMAPLDQAALDAVVARTLKAFDVPGIAVAVVKDGQVVLAKGYGVSSLATKAPIDANTLFGIASNTKAFTAAALGLLVEEGKLRWDDKVTDHIPEFRMYDPYVTAEFTVRDLLTHRSGLGLGAGDLMMFPDSADFTIKDVIHNLRYFKPVSSFRSKYDYDNNLYLVAGEIVARVSGQPWADFVESRLLKPLGMSRTATLYARLPERTNVIDGHGPVEGKVQVVRRDLNTLIGPAGGMYSSVSDLSKWALMLLGGPGAPAPLLKPATQRELWAPQTILPVSSAPSPYNTHFAAYGLGWFLRDVRGYKEVSHTGGEIGMVTKVTLVPELRLGIIVLTNQESGAAFTAVSNHIEDHYLGVQGLDRVQEMVDRMSKLKGADDQTTAAVWKQVAAAQKAAPKRPDYAPLAGRYHDAWLGDVTLTAQGTQLWLRSVRAPRLLGQVLPYRGNTYVVRWKERSFNADAFASFTFDEQGRATGFKMKPVSALTDFSYDFQDLDLQRVETAGK; this comes from the coding sequence ATGTCCCGTCTTCCCCTGCTCGGCCGTTTGCTGAGCCTGCTGCTGCTGGCCCAAACTGCCGCGGCCCAAACCGCCCCACCCGTCATGGCCCCGCTCGACCAGGCCGCCCTGGATGCTGTGGTGGCCCGAACCCTCAAGGCCTTCGACGTGCCCGGTATTGCTGTGGCGGTGGTGAAAGATGGGCAAGTGGTGCTGGCCAAGGGCTACGGGGTAAGCTCCCTGGCTACCAAAGCGCCCATAGATGCCAACACGCTCTTCGGTATTGCCTCCAACACCAAGGCCTTTACAGCGGCGGCGCTGGGGCTGCTGGTGGAGGAAGGCAAGCTGCGCTGGGACGACAAGGTGACCGACCACATCCCGGAGTTCCGCATGTATGACCCCTACGTGACGGCCGAGTTCACGGTGCGCGACCTGCTCACGCACCGCAGCGGCCTGGGCCTGGGCGCCGGTGACCTGATGATGTTTCCCGACTCGGCCGACTTCACCATCAAGGACGTCATTCATAACCTGCGCTACTTCAAGCCGGTGTCGTCGTTTCGCAGCAAGTACGACTACGACAACAACCTCTACCTGGTAGCCGGCGAGATAGTGGCGCGCGTATCGGGGCAGCCCTGGGCCGATTTTGTGGAAAGCCGCCTGCTCAAGCCCCTGGGCATGAGCCGCACCGCCACCCTCTACGCCCGCCTGCCCGAACGCACCAACGTCATCGACGGACACGGCCCGGTGGAGGGCAAGGTGCAGGTAGTACGGCGCGACCTGAACACGCTCATCGGGCCCGCTGGTGGCATGTACAGCAGCGTCAGTGACCTGAGCAAGTGGGCTTTGATGCTGCTCGGCGGTCCCGGCGCCCCGGCCCCGCTGCTCAAGCCCGCCACCCAGCGCGAGCTGTGGGCGCCGCAGACCATTCTGCCCGTCAGCTCGGCGCCTTCGCCCTACAACACGCACTTTGCGGCCTACGGACTGGGCTGGTTTCTGCGCGACGTGCGCGGCTACAAGGAAGTGTCGCACACCGGCGGCGAGATTGGGATGGTAACGAAAGTGACGCTGGTGCCGGAGCTGCGGCTGGGCATCATTGTGCTTACCAATCAGGAAAGCGGGGCGGCATTCACCGCCGTCAGCAACCACATCGAAGACCACTACCTGGGCGTGCAGGGCCTGGACCGCGTGCAGGAAATGGTGGACCGCATGAGCAAGCTGAAAGGCGCCGACGACCAAACCACTGCTGCCGTGTGGAAGCAGGTGGCCGCTGCTCAGAAAGCTGCTCCCAAGCGCCCTGACTACGCCCCACTGGCCGGCCGCTACCACGATGCCTGGCTTGGCGACGTAACCCTGACCGCCCAGGGTACCCAGCTATGGCTGCGCTCCGTGCGCGCCCCGCGCCTGCTGGGCCAGGTGCTGCCCTACCGCGGCAACACCTACGTGGTGCGCTGGAAAGAGCGCAGCTTCAACGCCGACGCCTTTGCTTCCTTCACCTTCGACGAGCAGGGCCGCGCCACCGGCTTCAAAATGAAGCCCGTTTCCGCCCTCACCGATTTCAGCTACGACTTCCAAGACTTGGATCTGCAGCGCGTAGAAACCGCTGGGAAGTAG
- the surE gene encoding 5'/3'-nucleotidase SurE, which yields MPDSAVARPLILITNDDGITAPGIATLVGVMRRLGEVVVVAPNSPQSGMGHAITIGHPLRLDRSNIFEGIEAYACSGTPADCVKLAKHYVLKDRRPDLVVSGINHGSNSSVNVLYSGTMSAAIEAAIEGLPAIGFSLCEYGHDAHFAHTEEWIEHIARQALTQGIPAGVALNVNLPKLSDMPIAGIRLCRQARAKWQEEFDLRHDPYNRPYYWLRGEFVNFDQGEDTDEWALAHNFVSVVPCQFDLTAYRGLAQLEDNWQLQLPGHSRARHRAARPPHRAGRLRHRESLGEKPPSVFAVTRLPGACARTVSHLPFQASTKTMR from the coding sequence ATGCCTGATTCCGCCGTTGCCCGCCCCCTTATTCTTATCACCAACGACGACGGCATCACGGCCCCCGGCATTGCCACGCTGGTGGGCGTGATGCGTCGCCTGGGCGAGGTCGTAGTAGTGGCGCCCAACTCCCCGCAGTCGGGTATGGGCCACGCCATCACCATCGGCCACCCCCTGCGCCTCGACCGCAGCAATATTTTCGAGGGCATTGAGGCCTACGCGTGCAGCGGCACCCCCGCCGACTGCGTGAAGCTGGCCAAGCACTACGTGCTCAAGGACCGCCGCCCCGATCTGGTGGTCTCGGGCATCAACCACGGCTCCAACTCCTCGGTGAACGTGCTGTACTCGGGCACGATGTCGGCGGCTATTGAGGCCGCCATTGAGGGGCTGCCGGCCATTGGCTTTTCGCTTTGCGAGTACGGCCACGACGCCCACTTCGCCCATACGGAGGAGTGGATAGAGCACATTGCCCGGCAGGCGCTAACTCAGGGTATTCCGGCCGGCGTGGCCCTGAACGTGAATCTGCCCAAGCTCTCCGACATGCCCATTGCCGGCATCCGGCTGTGCCGGCAGGCCCGGGCCAAGTGGCAGGAGGAGTTTGACCTGCGCCACGACCCGTACAACCGCCCGTACTACTGGCTGCGCGGGGAGTTTGTGAACTTCGACCAGGGGGAAGACACCGACGAATGGGCGCTAGCCCACAACTTCGTATCGGTGGTGCCCTGCCAGTTTGACCTTACCGCTTACCGGGGCCTTGCTCAGCTGGAAGACAACTGGCAGCTGCAGTTGCCCGGCCACTCCCGAGCCCGCCACCGTGCCGCCCGCCCGCCCCATCGAGCCGGAAGACTACGGCATCGTGAATCCTTAGGTGAAAAACCGCCGTCGGTCTTCGCCGTCACGAGGCTACCCGGAGCCTGTGCCCGGACAGTCAGCCATCTACCCTTTCAGGCATCCACAAAGACTATGAGATAA
- a CDS encoding DoxX family protein, whose protein sequence is MKFFHNLYRSHDLGLLLLRVGLGIMFTIHGYPKLMGGPEKWAALGETMGTLGIHFAPAFWGFMAAVAEAVGGQLLALGLFFRVACVLLLSTMLVATISHLSAGDGFSGFSHALESAVVFAGLLFIGPGRYSVDQAIFPAPRRRY, encoded by the coding sequence ATGAAATTCTTTCACAACCTCTACCGCTCCCACGACCTTGGCCTGCTGCTGCTGCGCGTGGGGCTAGGCATCATGTTCACCATTCACGGCTACCCCAAGCTGATGGGTGGGCCCGAAAAATGGGCGGCCCTGGGCGAAACGATGGGGACGCTGGGTATCCACTTTGCGCCGGCTTTCTGGGGATTTATGGCCGCCGTTGCCGAGGCCGTGGGCGGGCAGCTGCTGGCCCTGGGTTTGTTTTTCCGGGTAGCCTGTGTGCTGCTGCTCTCTACCATGCTCGTGGCCACCATCAGTCACCTGAGCGCCGGCGATGGGTTCAGCGGCTTCTCGCACGCGCTGGAATCGGCCGTTGTCTTTGCAGGCCTCCTGTTTATTGGGCCGGGCCGGTACAGCGTGGACCAGGCTATTTTTCCGGCTCCCCGGCGGCGGTATTAG
- a CDS encoding M14 family metallopeptidase, with amino-acid sequence MFLVLLTALLAGTPPVAAPGPAATDWRTPFEKGNGNTTATYRECIDYYQRLDSKYEEITMRRAGATDSGQPLHEVVISANGLSTPGLTRNAKRRVVFIQNGIHPGEPEGIDASMMLARDLVQEPALKPLLARLTVVIIPIYNVDGALNRNSTTRANQNGPESYGFRGNARNLDLNRDYVKQDSRNAQSFAELFAKWRPDVFVDTHTSNGADYQYTMTLIATQKDKLHPALSAYMTGRLLPSLYQGMEQRHWPLTPYVDFEGRTPDARGLQGFLETPRYSSGYAALFNTIGFITETHMLKAYQPRVKATYDFLTLLLQQLHLSADELGQARAEADRQTAAQQTFPLTWQLDTTRAETLQFRGYEGRTKPSEVSGLPRLYYDQKAPYTRPVKYYNTFRPGVQVQAPRAYVLPQAWAEVAERLKRGGVQLRRLSRDTTLTAEAYYLGDFATSPRPYEGHYLHSRLQVRPEQQKIRFSRGDYVVSLDQPQRRFAIETLEPQATDSFFTWGFFDSVLQQKEHFSDYVFEDLAADLLRRDPKLRQQLEERKKSDPAFAKSAIAQLEFVYRHSPYYEASHLRYPVVRWQGGPLNTMAD; translated from the coding sequence ATGTTTCTTGTATTACTCACGGCGCTGCTGGCCGGCACGCCACCCGTGGCGGCTCCTGGGCCGGCCGCCACGGACTGGCGCACGCCCTTTGAGAAAGGCAACGGCAACACCACCGCCACCTACCGGGAGTGCATCGACTACTACCAGCGTCTCGACTCTAAATACGAGGAAATAACCATGCGCCGCGCCGGTGCCACCGACTCGGGGCAGCCCTTGCACGAGGTAGTCATTTCGGCCAACGGGTTATCAACCCCTGGCCTGACGCGGAATGCCAAGCGCCGGGTGGTTTTCATTCAGAACGGCATTCACCCCGGTGAGCCGGAGGGCATTGACGCCTCTATGATGCTGGCCCGCGACCTGGTGCAGGAGCCGGCCCTTAAGCCCTTGCTGGCGCGCCTCACGGTGGTCATTATCCCGATTTACAACGTGGACGGGGCCCTGAACCGCAACTCCACCACCCGCGCCAACCAGAACGGGCCGGAAAGCTACGGCTTCCGGGGCAACGCCCGCAACCTCGACCTGAACCGCGACTACGTGAAACAGGACTCGCGCAACGCGCAGTCGTTTGCCGAGCTGTTTGCCAAGTGGCGGCCCGACGTATTTGTGGACACGCACACCTCCAACGGTGCCGACTACCAGTACACCATGACGCTCATTGCCACGCAGAAAGACAAGCTGCACCCGGCCCTGAGCGCCTACATGACGGGCCGCTTGCTGCCCTCGCTCTACCAGGGCATGGAGCAGCGCCACTGGCCCCTCACGCCTTACGTGGATTTTGAGGGTCGCACGCCCGATGCCCGGGGCCTACAGGGCTTTCTGGAAACCCCGCGCTACTCCTCCGGCTACGCGGCTCTGTTCAATACCATTGGGTTTATCACCGAAACCCACATGCTGAAGGCGTATCAGCCCCGCGTGAAGGCCACCTACGACTTTCTGACTCTGTTGCTCCAGCAGCTCCACCTCAGTGCCGATGAGCTGGGCCAGGCCCGCGCCGAGGCCGACCGGCAGACCGCCGCCCAGCAAACCTTCCCACTCACCTGGCAGCTCGATACCACCCGCGCCGAGACGTTGCAGTTCCGGGGCTACGAGGGGCGCACCAAACCCAGCGAGGTCAGCGGCCTGCCCCGCCTCTACTACGACCAGAAAGCGCCGTACACCCGGCCTGTAAAGTACTACAACACCTTCCGCCCCGGCGTGCAGGTGCAGGCGCCCCGGGCCTACGTGCTACCACAGGCGTGGGCGGAAGTAGCCGAGCGGCTAAAGCGCGGCGGCGTGCAGCTGCGCCGCTTGTCCCGCGACACCACCCTCACTGCCGAAGCCTATTACCTGGGCGACTTTGCTACCTCGCCCCGCCCCTACGAAGGCCACTACCTGCACAGCCGCCTGCAGGTGCGGCCCGAGCAGCAGAAAATCCGCTTTTCCCGGGGCGACTACGTGGTGAGCCTAGACCAGCCCCAGCGCCGGTTTGCCATCGAAACGCTGGAACCGCAGGCCACCGACTCATTTTTTACCTGGGGCTTCTTCGACAGTGTGCTCCAGCAGAAAGAGCACTTCTCCGACTACGTATTTGAGGATTTAGCTGCCGACCTGCTCCGCCGCGACCCAAAGCTGCGCCAGCAGCTGGAGGAGCGCAAGAAATCCGACCCGGCCTTCGCCAAAAGCGCCATCGCCCAGCTGGAGTTCGTGTACCGCCACTCACCCTACTACGAGGCCTCCCACCTGCGCTACCCTGTAGTACGCTGGCAAGGCGGCCCGCTGAATACGATGGCAGACTGA
- a CDS encoding ABC transporter ATP-binding protein, producing the protein MVLELDHLSKRYGGTEALRDLTLHVPAGSVYGLLGPNGSGKTTTLGIALGVLNPTSGTVRWFGQALSAGSKRRVGALLETPNFYPYLSARQNLQVAAEVKRADARRIDEVLETVGLLGRQHDAFQGFSLGMKQRLALASTLLGQPEVLVLDEPTNGLDPQGIAEVRTLVQRLAAEGKTIILASHLLDEIEKVCTHVAVLQRGQLRAAGAVRDILTSADRVVLRPGPATTAAALTQALARLPWVSDVQPEADGRLSAVLAPEQHPAALNEALFSQGIILAGLELRHRSLETQFLALTS; encoded by the coding sequence ATGGTTCTTGAACTCGACCACCTTTCCAAGCGCTACGGCGGCACCGAAGCCCTGCGCGACCTGACGCTGCACGTGCCGGCGGGCAGCGTGTATGGGCTGCTGGGGCCGAACGGCTCGGGCAAAACCACTACGCTGGGTATAGCCCTGGGTGTGCTGAACCCCACGAGCGGCACGGTGCGCTGGTTTGGGCAGGCGCTGTCGGCGGGCAGCAAGCGGCGGGTAGGGGCATTGCTCGAAACGCCCAACTTCTACCCCTACCTTTCGGCCCGCCAGAACCTGCAGGTAGCGGCCGAGGTAAAGCGGGCCGACGCCCGCCGCATTGATGAGGTGCTGGAAACCGTGGGGTTGTTGGGCCGCCAGCACGACGCGTTTCAGGGCTTTTCCTTGGGCATGAAGCAGCGCCTGGCTTTGGCCTCCACCCTGCTGGGTCAGCCCGAAGTACTGGTGCTGGACGAACCCACCAATGGCCTCGACCCGCAGGGCATTGCCGAAGTACGCACGCTGGTGCAGCGCCTGGCGGCTGAGGGCAAAACCATCATCCTGGCCAGCCACCTGCTCGATGAGATTGAGAAAGTATGCACCCACGTAGCGGTATTGCAGCGTGGGCAGCTGCGCGCCGCCGGTGCCGTGCGCGACATCCTCACCAGCGCCGACCGGGTAGTGCTGCGCCCCGGCCCCGCTACCACCGCTGCTGCTCTGACGCAGGCCTTGGCCCGTCTGCCTTGGGTTTCCGACGTGCAGCCAGAAGCCGATGGCCGGCTGAGCGCCGTGCTGGCGCCGGAGCAGCACCCTGCCGCCTTAAACGAAGCACTGTTCAGCCAAGGCATTATCCTGGCCGGCCTGGAGTTGCGCCACCGCAGCCTCGAAACCCAATTCCTGGCATTGACGAGTTGA
- a CDS encoding ABC transporter permease, with protein MLLHAELRKLLPYRTVWILLVLYAVLLAGFVGMSGGTVINGKPMGNSLYAFPGVWSRLTYVASYFNLLLGILLIILIADEFQFRTFRQQVLDGLSRADLIQGKLGIAVGLTTYATLVVLGIGLFFGLTRGPEAAPGAVTAELGAVGLYAVQALGYLSLAALLAFALRKSGLAILAFLLYGWVAEPLVRSQLPDSLDRYFPGKLLSALTPTPGQELLDTVAGPSGALLPTQALPIALAYVALFWLLSYLLLRRDL; from the coding sequence ATGCTTCTCCACGCTGAACTTCGCAAGCTGCTGCCCTACCGGACCGTCTGGATTTTGCTGGTGCTATACGCGGTGCTGCTAGCGGGCTTTGTGGGCATGAGCGGCGGAACCGTCATCAATGGAAAGCCCATGGGCAACTCGTTATACGCCTTCCCAGGGGTGTGGAGCCGGCTCACGTACGTAGCCAGCTACTTCAACCTGCTGCTAGGCATCCTGCTCATCATCCTGATTGCCGATGAATTTCAGTTCCGCACGTTCCGTCAGCAAGTGCTGGATGGGCTTTCCCGCGCCGACCTGATCCAGGGCAAGCTGGGAATAGCGGTCGGACTAACAACCTACGCTACGCTGGTAGTGTTGGGAATCGGGCTGTTTTTTGGGCTTACGCGCGGCCCCGAAGCGGCGCCCGGCGCCGTTACGGCCGAGCTGGGCGCGGTGGGCTTGTACGCGGTGCAAGCCCTGGGCTACCTGAGCTTGGCGGCACTGCTGGCCTTTGCCCTGCGCAAAAGTGGGCTGGCCATTCTGGCGTTTCTGCTCTACGGCTGGGTGGCCGAGCCGCTGGTTCGCTCCCAGCTTCCCGATTCCCTGGACCGCTACTTCCCCGGCAAGCTGCTCAGCGCCCTCACGCCCACGCCCGGCCAGGAGTTGCTCGATACCGTGGCCGGCCCCAGCGGCGCACTGCTGCCCACCCAAGCCCTGCCCATCGCGCTGGCTTACGTGGCCTTATTCTGGCTGCTGAGCTACCTGCTGCTGCGCCGCGACCTGTAG
- a CDS encoding bifunctional 3,4-dihydroxy-2-butanone-4-phosphate synthase/GTP cyclohydrolase II: MLDSIEDAIADIRAGKVVVVVDDEDRENEGDFICAARCATPEVINFMATHGRGLVCAPLIEQRCEELGLELMVGRNTALHATPFTVSIDLLKNGVTTGISASDRSKTILALIDPATKPEELGKPGHIFPLKARKEGVLRRAGHTEAAIDLARLAGFEPAGVLVEILKEDGEMARLPELREVAKRWDLKLISVQDLIKYRLEKESLIQRELSVKLPTAYGDFDLVAYTQQSTNAQHLALVKGDITSGEPVLVRVHSSCVTGDIFGSCRCDCGPQLHRAMEQIELEGRGVLVYMNQEGRGIGLLNKLRAYQLQEQGRDTVEANLDLGFQMDERDYGVGAQILRDLGISQMRLLTNNPRKRTGLIGYGLEIVDTVPIEIEANVHNERYLTTKRDKLGHTILSKLRPV, from the coding sequence ATGCTGGATTCCATTGAAGATGCCATTGCCGATATCCGGGCCGGTAAAGTAGTCGTGGTCGTTGACGACGAGGACCGCGAAAACGAGGGCGACTTTATTTGCGCCGCCCGCTGCGCCACGCCCGAGGTCATCAACTTCATGGCTACCCATGGCCGCGGCCTGGTCTGCGCCCCGCTCATCGAGCAGCGCTGCGAGGAGCTGGGCCTGGAGCTAATGGTAGGCCGCAACACGGCCCTGCACGCTACGCCCTTCACCGTGAGCATCGACTTGCTGAAGAACGGCGTGACTACCGGCATTTCGGCCTCCGACCGCAGCAAAACCATCCTGGCCCTCATCGACCCCGCAACCAAGCCCGAGGAGCTGGGCAAGCCCGGCCATATCTTCCCGCTGAAAGCCCGCAAGGAAGGTGTGTTGCGCCGCGCCGGCCACACCGAAGCCGCCATTGACTTGGCCCGGCTGGCGGGCTTCGAGCCGGCCGGTGTGCTGGTGGAGATTCTGAAGGAAGACGGCGAAATGGCCCGCCTGCCCGAGCTGCGCGAGGTAGCCAAGCGCTGGGACCTGAAGCTGATTTCGGTGCAGGACCTGATCAAGTACCGTCTCGAAAAGGAAAGCCTTATCCAGCGGGAGCTGTCGGTGAAGCTGCCTACCGCGTACGGCGACTTTGATCTGGTAGCCTATACCCAGCAGTCGACCAACGCCCAGCACCTGGCGCTGGTGAAGGGTGACATCACGAGCGGTGAGCCGGTGCTGGTGCGCGTGCACAGCTCCTGCGTGACGGGCGACATCTTCGGCTCCTGCCGCTGCGACTGTGGCCCCCAGCTGCACCGGGCCATGGAGCAGATTGAGCTGGAAGGCCGCGGTGTACTAGTGTACATGAACCAGGAAGGCCGGGGCATTGGCCTGCTCAACAAGCTGCGCGCCTACCAGCTGCAGGAGCAGGGCCGTGACACCGTGGAAGCCAACCTGGATTTGGGCTTTCAGATGGATGAGCGCGACTACGGCGTGGGCGCCCAGATTCTGCGCGACCTGGGCATCAGCCAGATGCGCTTGCTCACCAACAACCCTCGCAAGCGCACTGGCCTCATCGGCTACGGCCTCGAAATTGTGGATACGGTGCCCATAGAGATTGAAGCCAATGTGCACAACGAGCGGTACCTGACCACCAAGCGCGACAAGCTGGGCCACACCATTCTGAGCAAGCTGCGCCCGGTATAG
- the proC gene encoding pyrroline-5-carboxylate reductase has translation MRIAILGCGNMGLAFTKSFLHYNLVERQDLLLLGRHADHCQRLRDAHPGLPTGELDAQVGSYDIVLVAVKPQDFSRVAEALRAVLQPEQVVLSIMAGIPIARLQRELQHQAVMRAMPNTPALLGMGITGFSAAPEIDRLRLHQVENLLNATGRSLFLEDESMLDAVTAVSGSGPAYFFYIVQAMIDAGRQLGFSDSVASLLVKQTMLGAYHLLNNSEKSLPELIANVASKGGTTEAALRQFQAGHLAETLAAGIQAAQVRATQLAKE, from the coding sequence CTGCGCATTGCTATCCTGGGCTGCGGCAATATGGGCCTGGCCTTCACTAAATCCTTTCTGCACTACAACCTGGTGGAGCGCCAGGACCTGCTGCTGCTGGGCCGCCACGCCGACCACTGCCAGCGCCTGCGCGACGCCCACCCCGGCCTGCCCACCGGCGAGCTGGATGCCCAGGTGGGCTCTTACGATATCGTGCTGGTAGCCGTGAAGCCCCAGGATTTCAGCCGGGTAGCGGAGGCACTGCGGGCCGTGCTGCAGCCCGAGCAGGTGGTGCTGTCCATCATGGCCGGCATTCCCATTGCCCGCCTGCAGCGGGAGCTGCAGCACCAGGCCGTGATGCGCGCCATGCCCAACACGCCCGCGCTGCTGGGCATGGGCATCACCGGGTTTTCGGCGGCGCCGGAAATCGACCGGCTCCGCCTGCACCAGGTGGAAAACCTGCTGAACGCCACCGGCCGCTCCCTTTTTCTGGAGGATGAAAGCATGCTCGACGCCGTGACGGCCGTGAGCGGCAGTGGCCCGGCTTACTTTTTCTACATCGTGCAGGCCATGATTGACGCGGGCCGCCAGCTGGGCTTTTCCGATTCCGTGGCTTCCCTGCTGGTGAAGCAGACGATGCTGGGTGCCTACCACCTGCTCAACAACTCCGAGAAAAGCCTGCCCGAGCTTATTGCCAACGTAGCCTCCAAAGGCGGCACCACCGAGGCTGCCCTGCGCCAGTTTCAGGCCGGCCACCTCGCCGAAACCCTGGCCGCCGGCATTCAGGCCGCCCAGGTGCGTGCCACCCAGCTGGCGAAGGAGTAG
- a CDS encoding glycosyltransferase — MLDAVLIGAFWLALLLVAHTYVLFPILLSWRARGRHHNAQLYAPHDEELPRVDVLLAAHNEEQVIEEKIRSTFATTYPLDKLTLHIGSDNSTDRTHALIERLQVQYPGVRLRVFGQRTGKPGIIEALARETTAPVLVLTDANVFFVPDTLYQLVKHFRAPQVGLVGGNILNPEHRQEGISGQEKAYLERENLIKYQEGVVWGAMIGAFGGCFAVRRACFHAAPASFLVDDFYTSMAVLRDGYQALNELDAVCFEDVSDRLPEEFRRKARISTGNFQNLREFRQLLWPPWRGLSYAFWSHKVLRWLTPLLLLLMLLSSAALVVRGAGWFYQLLLLGQVGLPLLLLLDAWLRLRNRHSRLLRFITHFYSMNAALLVGLWRYLRGAGPATWQPTQRFQQAGSK, encoded by the coding sequence ATGCTAGACGCGGTGCTCATCGGTGCCTTCTGGCTGGCCCTGCTGCTGGTGGCGCACACCTACGTGCTGTTTCCGATACTGCTGAGCTGGCGGGCCCGGGGCCGCCACCACAACGCGCAGCTGTACGCGCCCCACGACGAGGAGCTGCCGCGGGTAGATGTTCTGCTGGCCGCCCATAACGAGGAGCAGGTAATTGAAGAGAAAATCCGCTCCACCTTCGCCACTACCTACCCGCTCGATAAGCTCACCTTGCACATCGGGTCCGACAACTCCACCGACCGCACTCATGCCCTGATTGAACGGCTACAGGTGCAGTATCCCGGGGTGCGCCTGCGCGTGTTTGGGCAGCGCACCGGCAAGCCGGGCATCATTGAGGCGCTGGCCCGGGAAACCACCGCGCCTGTGCTGGTGCTCACCGATGCCAACGTGTTTTTCGTGCCCGATACCCTTTACCAGCTGGTAAAGCATTTCCGGGCGCCGCAGGTAGGCTTGGTGGGGGGGAATATCCTCAACCCCGAGCACCGGCAGGAAGGCATATCGGGCCAGGAAAAGGCTTACCTGGAGCGGGAAAACCTCATCAAATACCAGGAAGGCGTGGTGTGGGGCGCTATGATCGGGGCGTTTGGGGGCTGCTTTGCGGTGCGCCGGGCCTGCTTTCACGCCGCCCCGGCCTCGTTTCTGGTGGATGACTTCTATACCTCCATGGCCGTGCTGCGCGACGGTTACCAGGCCCTGAATGAGCTGGACGCGGTGTGCTTCGAGGATGTGTCGGACCGGCTGCCGGAAGAGTTCCGCCGCAAAGCCCGCATTTCCACCGGCAACTTCCAGAACCTGCGGGAGTTTCGGCAGCTCTTGTGGCCGCCGTGGCGCGGACTGAGCTACGCCTTCTGGTCGCACAAGGTCCTGCGCTGGCTTACGCCGCTGCTGCTGCTGCTCATGCTGCTTTCCAGCGCGGCGCTGGTGGTGCGCGGGGCGGGCTGGTTTTACCAGCTGCTTCTCTTGGGCCAAGTCGGGCTGCCGCTGCTGCTGCTGCTCGACGCGTGGCTGCGCCTTCGCAACCGCCATTCACGCCTGCTGCGCTTTATCACGCACTTCTACAGCATGAACGCGGCGCTGCTGGTGGGCCTATGGCGCTACCTGCGCGGGGCCGGCCCCGCTACCTGGCAGCCCACCCAGCGTTTCCAGCAGGCGGGCAGTAAGTGA